A DNA window from Linepithema humile isolate Giens D197 chromosome 6, Lhum_UNIL_v1.0, whole genome shotgun sequence contains the following coding sequences:
- the LOC105677146 gene encoding cytochrome P450 9e2-like: MMELPQLFLSPFALLLTTLFLIGIVKIVPYVNLAYFTWKKKGIPYLPDSWSSFIAGWKLFTGHLSIVDYSNYIYNYFPDAKYVGISEFGGPAILLRDPEIIKDITVKSFEHFPDHRIFVDEEVEPLFCKNVFALRGDRWKEMRNTLSPSFTASKMKFMFELISKCSSDFVDYLVEHPEICLSIEAKQAFRRYTNDVIATAAFGINVNSMKDQNNEFYTRGVEASLFGGILVMLKIMFLRFYPRVSKLIGLSLFPSATSKFFKTIVGETIEAREKHGIIRPDMIHLLMQARDKESSHKMTLDDIVSQAFIFFFAGFDTSATLMCFVAHELAVNRDIQDRLREEVEQHLSEENDTISYESLSKMVYMDMVISETLRKYPPAPSIDRLCVRDYELPPSQPGYKSIIVKSNDAMIIPVYGLHHDPKYFPNPQKFDPERFSDENKDNILPCTYLPFGHGPRKCIGNRFVLMETKLLIARLLQKFILKTTEKTVEPVVFDKREFALKPVGGFWISLEKRKT, encoded by the coding sequence ATGATGGAGTTACCTCAGCTATTTTTGTCACCTTTTGCGCTGTTATTGACTACTTTATTTCTAATCGGCATTGTGAAGATTGTGCCTTACGTGAATCTTGCATACTTTACCTGGAAGAAGAAGGGCATTCCTTACCTGCCAGATTCATGGTCGTCTTTCATAGCCGGTTGGAAACTGTTCACGGGTCACTTAAGCATTGTTGATTacagtaattatatatacaattacttTCCGGACGCTAAGTATGTTGGAATATCGGAATTTGGCGGTCCTGCTATACTTCTGCGCGATCCCGAAATTATAAAGGACATTACGGTAAAAAGTTTTGAACATTTTCCGGATCATCGCATTTTCGTTGACGAAGAAGTGGAACCACTATtctgtaaaaatgtttttgccTTGCGCGGTGACCGCTGGAAAGAAATGAGGAACACATTGAGCCCTTCTTTTACCGCCAGCAAGATGAAATTTATGTTCGAACTGATATCGAAATGTTCGTCCGACTTTGTTGATTATCTGGTTGAGCATCCGGAAATTTGTCTCTCCATTGAAGCGAAACAGGCCTTTCGACGATACACCAACGACGTGATTGCCACGGCGGCTTTCGGCATAAATGTGAATTCTATGAAGGATCAAAACAATGAATTCTACACAAGAGGTGTGGAGGCCTCACTTTTCGGTGGAATACTGGTTATGCTCAAGATCATGTTTTTACGTTTCTACCCGCGAGTTAGCAAATTGATCGGTTTGTCCCTTTTTCCATCGGCCACGTCGAAATTCTTCAAAACCATTGTCGGAGAAACGATCGAAGCTCGAGAAAAACACGGTATCATCAGGCCAGATATGATTCACTTATTAATGCAAGCTCGCGACAAGGAAAGTTCTCACAAGATGACATTGGATGATATTGTTTCACAAGctttcatctttttctttgcCGGTTTCGACACATCCGCTACGCTCATGTGTTTCGTCGCTCACGAGCTGGCTGTTAATCGTGATATCCAAGATCGCCTGCGTGAGGAAGTGGAGCAGCATCTTAGTGAAGAAAACGATACGATTTCTTATGAATCACTGTCGAAAATGGTTTACATGGACATGGTGATTTCTGAAACTCTTCGAAAGTATCCACCGGCACCTTCCATTGATAGACTTTGCGTCAGAGATTATGAATTACCGCCATCACAACCAGGTTACAAGAGCATAATCGTTAAATCGAATGACGCGATGATAATACCGGTTTATGGCTTGCATCACGATCCAAAGTACTTTCCGAATCCACAAAAGTTCGATCCCGAACGCTTTAGTGATGAAAATAAGGACAACATTCTCCCGTGCACTTACTTGCCGTTCGGACATGGGCCTAGAAAGTGTATCGGTAATCGGTTCGTTCTCATGGAAACAAAGCTTCTGATAGCTCGTCTCTTACAAAAATTCATTCTTAAGACCACGGAGAAGACTGTTGAACCTGTCGTGTTTGATAAAAGAGAGTTTGCGTTGAAACCTGTGGGCGGATTTTGGATCAGTTTAGAGAAGAGAAAGACGTAA
- the LOC105677097 gene encoding cytochrome P450 9e2-like, translating to MLLMPMKCFCSSPLFVSALIRCALAIVRICIYYVLRLVRNQSSIHYHDIIMELSQIFSSPFALLLNTLLLIGIVKIVPYVNLAHFYWKKKGIPYLPDSWSSFIAGWKLFTGHMSIVDYSNYMYNYFSDAKYVGISEFATPVLLLRDPELIKDITVKDFEHFPDHRSFVDEEVEPLFAKNIFSLRGDRWKEMRNTLSPCFTASKMKFMFELISKCSSDFVSYLVEHPEICLAIETKQAFRRYTNDVIATAAFGINVNSMKEQNNEFYTRGAEATTFSSGFLVMLKFMFLRFFPRLGSLIGLSFFPSATSKFFKKVVGETIETREKHGIIRPDMIHLLMQARDKESSRKMTLDDIVSQAFIFFFAGFESSATLMCFVAHELAVNRDIQDRLREEVEQHLSEENDTISYESLSKMVYMDMVVSEALRKYPPAPTLDRLCVKDYELPPSQPGYKSVTVKSNEVIMIPVYGLHHDPKYFPNPQKFDPERFSDENKDNIFPYTYLPFGHGPRKCIGNRFALMETKLLIAHLLRKFILKTTEKTVEPVVFDKKEFALKPVGGFWISLEKRKT from the coding sequence ATGCTTTTAATGCCAATGAAGTGTTTTTGCTCTTCTCCCCTCTTCGTTTCTGCCTTGATAAGATGCGCACTGGCGATTGTACGCATCTGTATTTATTACGTTCTACGTCTCGTCCGAAACCAGTCGTCTATTCATTATCACGACATCATAATGGAGTTATCTCAGATATTTTCGTCGCCATTTGCGCTATTATTGAATACTTTACTTTTAATCGGCATTGTGAAGATTGTGCCTTACGTGAATCTTGCGCATTTTTACTGGAAGAAGAAAGGCATTCCTTACCTGCCAGATTCATGGTCGTCTTTTATAGCCGGTTGGAAACTGTTCACGGGTCACATGAGCATTGTTGATTACagtaattatatgtacaattacTTTTCGGACGCTAAGTATGTTGGAATATCGGAATTTGCCACGCCTGTTCTACTTTTGCGCGATCCCGAATTGATAAAGGACATCACGGTGAAAGATTTTGAACATTTTCCGGATCATCGCAGTTTCGTTGACGAAGAAGTGGAACCACTATTTGCTAAGAACATTTTTTCCCTGCGCGGCGACCGCTGGAAAGAAATGAGAAACACATTGAGCCCTTGTTTCACCGCCAGCAAGATGAAATTTATGTTCGAGCTGATATCGAAATGTTCGTCCGACTTCGTCAGTTATCTGGTGGAGCATCCGGAAATTTGTCTTGCCATAGAAACGAAGCAGGCCTTTCGACGATACACCAACGACGTGATTGCTACGGCGGCTTTTGGCATAAATGTGAATTCGATGAAGGAGCAAAACAATGAATTCTATACAAGAGGTGCGGAGGCCACCACATTTTCCAGTGGATTTCTGGTTATGCTCAAGTTCATGTTCTTACGTTTCTTCCCGCGACTTGGTAGTTTGATTGGTTTGTCTTTTTTCCCATCGGCCACGtcaaaattcttcaaaaaggTTGTCGGAGAAACGATCGAAACTCGAGAAAAACACGGTATCATCAGACCGGATATGATTCACTTATTAATGCAGGCTCGCGACAAGGAAAGTTCTCGCAAGATGACATTGGATGATATTGTTTCACaagcttttatctttttctttgccGGTTTCGAATCATCCGCGACGCTCATGTGTTTCGTCGCTCACGAGCTAGCTGTTAATCGTGATATCCAAGATCGTCTGCGTGAGGAAGTGGAGCAGCATCTTAGTGAAGAAAACGACACGATTTCTTACGAATCACTGTCGAAAATGGTTTACATGGACATGGTGGTCTCTGAGGCTCTTAGAAAGTATCCACCGGCACCTACCCTTGACAGGCTTTGCGTCAAGGATTATGAATTACCGCCGTCACAACCAGGTTACAAGAGCGTAACCGTCAAATCGAATGAGGTGATAATGATACCTGTTTATGGCTTGCATCACGATCCAAAGTACTTTCCGAATCCACAAAAGTTCGATCCCGAACGGTTTAGCGACGAAAATAAGGACAACATTTTTCCGTACACTTACTTGCCATTCGGACATGGGCCTAGAAAATGTATCGGTAATCGGTTCGCTCTCATGGAAACAAAGCTTTTGATAGCTCATCTCTTACGAAAATTTATTCTCAAGACCACGGAGAAGACTGTTGAACCTGTCGTGTTTGATAAGAAAGAGTTTGCGTTGAAACCTGTGGGCGGATTTTGGATCAGTTTAGAGAAGAGAAAGACGTAA
- the LOC105677104 gene encoding cytochrome P450 9e2-like, giving the protein MPPMSMKYFCSSPLFVSALIRCALVSVHICIYYVLRLVRNQSSVHYHGIIMELAQIFSSPFGLLLTTLILIGVVKIVSSVNHAYSYWREKGVPYLPDSWSSSIVGWKLFMGRISFVDYSRYIYNYFPDAKYVGMMEFSTPGILLRDPELIKDIMVKDFEHFPDHRSFVTEEVDPLFGKNVFSLRGDRWKEMRNTLSPSFTASKMKFIYELISKCSSDFVDYLVEHPEICLAIETKQVFRRYTNDVIATAAFGIDVNSMKEQNNEFYTRGVEATAFFGGILAMLKIMFLRFFPRVSNLIGLSFFPSATSEFFKKIVGETIEAREKHGIIRPDMIHLLMQALDKENSHKMTLDDIVSQAFIFFLAGFDTSATLMCFIAHELAVNRDIQDRLREEVEQHFSEENDTISYESLSKMVYMDMVVSETLRKYPPVLLIDRLCVKNYELPPSQPGYKSVTVKSNDVMMIPVYGLHHDPKYFPSPQKFDPERFSDENKDNIFPYTYLPFGHGPRKCIGNRFALMETKLLIAHLLRKFIIKTTEKTVEPVVFDKKEFTLKPVGGFWIGLEKRKT; this is encoded by the coding sequence ATGCCTCCAATGTCAATGAAGTATTTTTGCTCCTCTCCCCTCTTCGTTTCTGCCTTGATAAGATGTGCATTAGTGAGTGTAcacatttgtatttattacgttCTACGTCTCGTCCGAAACCAGTCGTCTGTTCATTATCACGGCATCATAATGGAGTTAGCTCAGATATTTTCGTCACCTTTTGGACTGTTATTGACTACTTTAATTCTGATCGGCGTCGTAAAGATTGTGTCTTCCGTGAATCATGCGTACTCTTACTGGAGGGAGAAAGGCGTTCCTTACCTGCCGGATTCGTGGTCTTCTTCTATAGTGGGTTGGAAACTGTTTATGGGTCGTATAAGCTTTGTTGATTACAGtcgttatatatacaattattttccgGACGCTAAGTATGTTGGAATGATGGAATTTTCCACGCCTGGCATACTTCTGCGCGATCCCGAATTGATAAAAGACATCATGGTGAAAGATTTTGAACACTTTCCGGATCATCGCAGTTTTGTTACCGAAGAAGTGGATCCACTATTTGGTAAGAACGTTTTTTCTCTGCGCGGCGACCGCTGGAAGGAAATGAGAAACACGTTGAGCCCTTCTTTTACCGCCAGCaagatgaaatttatatatgaattgATATCGAAATGTTCATCCGACTTTGTCGATTATCTGGTTGAGCATCCGGAAATTTGTCTCGCCATTGAGACGAAACAGGTCTTTCGACGATACACCAATGACGTGATTGCGACGGCAGCTTTCGGCATAGATGTGAATTCGATGAAGGAGCAAAACAATGAATTCTACACAAGAGGTGTAGAGGCAACCGCATTTTTCGGTGGAATACTGGCTATGCTCAAGATCATGTTTTTACGTTTCTTCCCGCGAGTTAGCAATTTGATCGGTTTGTCTTTTTTCCCATCGGCTACGTCGGAATTCTTCAAAAAGATTGTCGGAGAAACGATTGAAGCTCGAGAGAAACACGGTATCATCAGGCCGGATATGATTCACTTATTAATGCAGGCTCTCGACAAGGAAAATTCTCACAAGATGACATTGGATGATATTGTTTCACAAGCTTTCATCTTCTTCTTAGCCGGCTTTGACACATCCGCGACACTGATGTGTTTCATCGCTCACGAGCTGGCTGTTAATCGTGACATCCAAGATCGCCTGCGTGAGGAAGTGGAGCAGCATTTTAGTGAAGAAAACGATACGATTTCTTACGAATCACTGTCGAAAATGGTTTACATGGACATGGTTGTCTCTGAGACTCTCAGAAAGTATCCACCGGTACTTCTCATTGACAGGCTTTGCGTCAAGAATTATGAATTACCGCCGTCACAACCAGGTTACAAGAGCGTAACCGTGAAATCGAATGACGTGATGATGATACCTGTTTATGGCTTGCATCACGATCCAAAGTACTTTCCGAGTCCACAAAAGTTCGATCCCGAACGGTTTAGCGACGAAAATAAGGACAATATTTTTCCGTACACTTACTTGCCGTTCGGACATGGGCCTAGAAAGTGTATCGGTAATCGGTTCGCTCTCATGGAGACAAAGCTTTTGATAGCACATCTCttgcgaaaatttattattaagaccACGGAGAAGACTGTTGAACCTGTCgtgtttgataaaaaagagTTTACGTTGAAACCTGTGGGCGGATTTTGGATTGGtttagagaaaagaaaaacgtaa
- the LOC105677121 gene encoding cytochrome P450 9e2-like, with protein sequence MLLMSMKCFCSSPLFVSALIRCALASIHVCIYYVLLLVRKQSSVHYHDIMVELPQLFSSSFALLLTTLFLIGVVKIVPYVNLAYFYWKKKGIPYLPDSWSSFIAGWKLFMGRMSLADYTNYLYNYFPDAKYVGMSDFATPTILLRDPELIKDITVKDFEHFPDHRSFVDEELDPLFGKNVFSLRGDRWKEMRNTLSPSFTASKMKFMFELVSKCSSDFVDYLVEHPEICLAIETKQAFRRYTNDVIATAAFGINVNSMKEQNNEFYTRGAEATTFSSGFLVMLKFVFLRFFPRLGSLIGLSFFPSATSKFFKKVVGETIETREKHGIIRPDMIHLLMQARDKESFRKMTLDDIVSQAFIFFFAGFESSATLMCFVAHELAVNRDIQDRLREEVEQHLSEENDTISYESLSKMAYMDMVVSEALRKYPPSPTTDRLCVKDYELPPSQPGYKSVIVKSNDVMMISIYGLHHDPKYFPNPQKFDPERFSDENKDNIFPYTYLPFGHGPRKCIGNRFALMETKLLIANLLRKFILKTTEKTVEPVVFDKKEFALKPMGGFWIGLEKRKI encoded by the coding sequence ATGCTTTTAATGTCAATGAAGTGTTTTTGCTCTTCTCCCCTCTTTGTTTCTGCCTTGATAAGATGCGCACTAGCGAGTATACACGTCTGTATTTATTACGTTTTACTTCTCGTCCGAAAGCAGTCGTCTGTTCATTATCACGACATCATGGTGGAGTTACCTCAGCTATTTTCATCATCTTTTGCGCTGTTATTGActactttatttctaatagGCGTTGTGAAGATTGTGCCTTACGTGAATCTTGCGTACTTTTACTGGAAGAAGAAGGGCATTCCTTACCTGCCAGATTCATGGTCGTCTTTTATAGCCGGTTGGAAACTGTTCATGGGTCGCATGAGTTTGGCTGATTAcactaattatttatacaattactTTCCGGACGCTAAGTATGTTGGAATGTCGGATTTTGCCACACCTACCATACTTCTGCGCGATCCCGAATTGATAAAGGACATCACGGTGAAAGATTTTGAACATTTTCCGGATCATCGCAGTTTTGTTGACGAAGAATTGGATCCACTATTTGGGAAGAACGTTTTTTCTCTGCGCGGCGACCGTTGGAAAGAAATGAGGAACACGTTGAGCCCTTCCTTCACCGCCAGCAAGATGAAATTTATGTTCGAGCTGGTATCGAAATGTTCATCTGACTTTGTTGATTATCTGGTCGAGCATCCCGAAATTTGTCTCGCCATTGAGACGAAACAGGCTTTTCGACGATACACCAACGACGTAATTGCTACGGCGGCTTTCGGTATAAATGTGAATTCGATGAAGGAGCAAAACAATGAATTCTACACAAGAGGTGCGGAGGCAACCACATTTTCCAGTGGATTTCTGGTTATGCTCAAGTTTGTGTTCTTACGTTTCTTTCCGCGACTTGGCAGTTTGATCGGTTTGTCTTTTTTCCCATCGGCCACGtcaaaattcttcaaaaaggTTGTCGGAGAAACGATCGAAACTCGAGAAAAACACGGTATTATCAGGCCAGATATGATTCACTTATTAATGCAGGCTCGCGACAAGGAAAGTTTTCGCAAGATGACATTGGATGATATTGTTTCACaagcttttatatttttctttgccgGTTTCGAATCATCCGCGACGCTCATGTGTTTCGTCGCTCACGAGCTAGCTGTTAATCGTGATATCCAAGATCGCCTGCGTGAGGAAGTGGAGCAGCATCTTAGTGAAGAAAACGACACGATTTCTTACGAATCACTGTCGAAAATGGCTTACATGGACATGGTGGTCTCTGAGGCTCTTAGAAAGTATCCACCGTCACCTACCACTGATAGGCTTTGCGTCAAAGATTATGAATTGCCACCGTCACAACCAGGTTACAAGAGCGTAATCGTCAAATCGAATGACGTGATGATGATATCTATTTATGGCTTGCATCACGATCCAAAGTACTTTCCGAATCCACAAAAGTTTGATCCCGAACGGTTTAGCGATGAAAATAAGGACAACATTTTTCCGTACACTTACTTGCCTTTCGGACATGGGCCTAGAAAGTGTATCGGTAATCGGTTCGCTCTCATGGAAACAAAGCTTTTGATAGCTAATCTCTTACGAAAATTCATTCTCAAGACCACGGAGAAGACTGTTGAACCTGTCgtgtttgataaaaaagagTTTGCGTTGAAACCTATGGGCGGATTTTGGATCGGTttagagaaaagaaagatttaa
- the LOC105677088 gene encoding cytochrome P450 9e2-like, whose product MPPMSMKYFCSSPLFVSALIRCALVSVHFCIYYVLRLVRNQSSVYYHGIIMELSQIFSSPFALLLTTLILIGVVKIVSYMNHAYFYWKKKGVPNLSNSWSFSIVGWKLFMGRISFVDYSRYIYNYFPDAKYVGMMEFSTPGILLRDPELIKDIMVKDFEHFPDHRSFVNEEVDPLFGKNVFSLRGDRWKEMRNTLSPSFTASKMKFMFELISKCSSDFVDYLVEHPEICLAIETKQAFRRYTNDVIATAAFGINVNSMKEQNNEFYTRGVEATTFFSGTLAMLKFMFLRLSPRLAKSLGISLLPLATSKFFKKVVGETIEAREKHGIIRPDMIHLLMQARDKENSHKMTLDDIVSQAFTFFFAGFDTSATLMCFVAHELAVNRDIQDRLREEVEQHLSEENDTISYESLSKMVYMDMVVSETLRKYPPVLFIDRLCVKNYELPPSQPGYKSITVESNSLVMIPAYSLHHDPKYFPNPQKFDPERFSDENKDNIFPYTYLPFGHGPRKCIGNRFVLMETKLLIAHLLRKFILKTTEKTVEPVVFDKKEFTLKPVGGFWIGLEKRKL is encoded by the coding sequence ATGCCTCCAATGTCAATGAAGTATTTTTGCTCTTCTCCCCTCTTCGTTTCTGCCTTGATAAGATGTGCACTAGTGAGTGTACACTTCTGTATTTATTACGTTCTACGTCTCGTCCGAAACCAGTCGTCTGTTTATTATCACGGCATCATAATGGAGTTATCTCAGATATTTTCGTCACCTTTTGCGCTGTTATTGACTACTTTAATTCTGATCGGCGTTGTGAAGATTGTGTCTTACATGAATCATGCGTACTTTTACTGGAAGAAGAAGGGCGTTCCTAACCTGTCGAATTCGTGGTCTTTTTCCATAGTGGGTTGGAAATTGTTCATGGGTCGTATAAGCTTTGTTGATTACAGtcgttatatatacaattattttccgGACGCTAAGTATGTTGGAATGATGGAATTTTCCACGCCTGGTATACTTCTGCGCGATCCCGAATTGATAAAGGACATCATGGTGAAAGATTTTGAACACTTTCCGGATCATCGCAGTTTCGTTAACGAAGAAGTAGATCCACTATTCGGTAAGAACGTTTTTTCTCTGCGCGGCGACCGCTGGAAGGAAATGAGGAACACGTTGAGCCCTTCTTTCACCGCCAGCAAGATGAAATTTATGTTTGAACTAATATCGAAATGTTCGTCCGACTTTGTCGATTATCTGGTCGAGCATCCGGAAATTTGTCTCGCCATTGAGACGAAACAGGCTTTTCGACGATACACCAACGACGTGATTGCCACTGCGGCTTTCGGCATAAACGTGAATTCGATGAAGGAGCAAAACAATGAATTCTACACAAGAGGAGTGGAGGCCACTACATTTTTCAGTGGAACACTGGCTATGCTCAAGTTCATGTTCTTACGCCTCTCCCCACGACTTGCCAAGTCGCTTGGTATTTCCTTACTCCCATTGGCCACGTcgaaattctttaaaaaggTTGTCGGAGAGACGATCGAAGCTCGAGAAAAACACGGTATCATCAGGCCGGACATGATTCACTTATTAATGCAGGCTCGAGACAAGGAAAATTCTCACAAAATGACATTGGATGATATTGTTTCACAAGCTTTTACCTTCTTCTTTGCCGGTTTCGACACATCCGCGACACTCATGTGTTTCGTCGCTCACGAGCTGGCTGTTAATCGTGACATCCAAGATCGCCTGCGTGAGGAAGTGGAGCAGCATCTTAGTGAAGAAAACGATACGATTTCTTATGAATCACTGTCGAAAATGGTTTACATGGACATGGTGGTCTCTGAGACTCTCAGAAAGTATCCACCGGTACTTTTCATTGACAGGCTTTGCGTCAAGAATTATGAATTACCGCCGTCACAGCCAGGTTACAAGAGCATAACCGTCGAATCGAATTCCTTGGTGATGATACCTGCTTATAGCTTGCATCACGATCCGAAGTACTTTCCGAATCCACAAAAATTTGATCCCGAACGATTTAGCGACGAAAATAAGGACAACATTTTTCCGTACACTTACTTGCCGTTTGGACATGGGCCTAGAAAGTGTATCGGTAATCGGTTCGTTCTCATGGAAACAAAGCTTTTGATAGCTCATCTCTTACGAAAATTTATTCTCAAGACCACGGAGAAGACTGTTGAACCTGTCGTGTTTGATAAAAAGGAGTTTACGTTGAAACCTGTGGGCGGATTTTGGATCGGTTtagagaaaagaaaactgtaa
- the LOC105677082 gene encoding cytochrome P450 9e2-like yields the protein MTNTFSDVIILYAFNAKQVFLLFSPLHFCLDNIHTSGIRVCIYYVLRLVWNQSFLDYRGIMTALFQLFSSPFALILTTLILIGVVKIVPYVNLAYFYWKKKGIPYLPDSWLSFITGWKLFTGHLSIVEYNNFLYNYFPDAKYVGISDFATPTILLRDPELIKDIMVKDFEHFPDHRSFVDEEVDPLFAKNIFALRGDRWKEMRNTLSPSFTASKMKFMFELVSKCSSDFVDYLVEHPEICLAIETKQAFRRYTNDVIATAAFGINVNSMKDQNNEFYTRGAEATTFSSGILVMLKFMFLRLFPRLGNLFGLSFSPLAMSKFFKKVVGETIEAREKHGIIRPDMIHLLLQARDKENSHKMTLDDIVSQAVVFFFAGFDTSATLMCFIAHELAVNRDIQDRLREEVEQHLSVENDTISYESLSKMVYMDMVVSETLRKYPPAPTTDRLCVKDYELPPSQPGYKSVTVKSNDVMMIPVYGLHHDPKYFPNPQKFDPERFSDENKDNIFPCTYLPFGHGPRKCIGNRFALMETKLLIAHLLQKFILKTTEKTIEPVLFDKKEFALKPVGGFWIGLEKRKI from the coding sequence ATGACTAACACTTTCTCTGACGTAATAATCTTGTATGCTTTCAATGCCAAGCAAGTGTTCTTGCTGTTCTCCCCTCTTCATTTCTGCCTTGATAATATACACACTAGCGGTATACGTGTCTGTATTTATTACGTTCTACGTCTCGTCTGGAACCAGTCGTTTCTTGATTATCGCGGCATTATGACAGCGTTATTTCAGCTATTTTCGTCGCCTTTTGCGTTGATATTGACTACTTTAATTCTAATCGGCGTTGTGAAGATTGTGCCTTACGTGAATCTTGCATACTTTTATTGGAAGAAGAAGGGCATTCCTTACCTGCCAGATTCATGGTTATCTTTTATAACCGGTTGGAAACTGTTCACGGGTCACTTAAGCATTGTTgagtacaataattttttatataattactttcCGGACGCTAAGTATGTTGGAATATCGGATTTTGCCACACCTACCATACTTCTGCGCGATCCCGAATTGATCAAGGACATCATGGTGAAAGATTTTGAACACTTTCCGGATCATCGCAGTTTTGTTGACGAAGAAGTGGACCCACTATTCGCTAAGAACATTTTTGCCCTGCGCGGCGACCGCTGGAAAGAAATGAGGAACACATTGAGCCCTTCTTTCACCGCCAGCAAGATGAAATTTATGTTCGAGCTGGTATCGAAATGTTCGTCCGACTTTGTCGATTATCTAGTCGAGCATCCGGAAATTTGTCTCGCCATAGAGACGAAGCAAGCCTTTCGACGATACACCAACGACGTGATTGCCACGGCGGCTTTCGGCATAAATGTGAATTCGATGAAGGACCAAAACAATGAATTCTACACAAGAGGTGCGGAGGCCACCACATTTTCCAGTGGAATACTGGTTATGTTGAAGTTCATGTTCTTACGTTTATTCCCGCGACTTGGCAATTTATTCGGTTTGTCCTTTTCTCCATTGGCCATGtcgaaatttttcaagaaagtTGTCGGAGAGACGATCGAAGCTCGAGAAAAACACGGTATCATCAGGCCGGATATGATTCACTTATTATTGCAGGCTCGCGACAAGGAAAATTCTCACAAGATGACATTGGATGATATTGTTTCACAAGCTgtagtctttttttttgccgGTTTTGACACATCCGCGACACTCATGTGTTTTATCGCTCACGAGCTGGCTGTTAATCGTGATATCCAAGATCGCCTGCGTGAGGAAGTGGAGCAGCATCTTAGTGTAGAAAACGATACGATTTCTTACGAATCATTGTCGAAAATGGTTTACATGGACATGGTGGTCTCTGAGACTCTTAGAAAGTATCCACCGGCACCTACCACTGATAGGCTTTGCGTCAAGGATTATGAATTACCGCCGTCACAACCAGGTTACAAGAGCGTAACCGTAAAATCGAATGACGTGATGATGATACCTGTTTATGGCTTGCATCACGATCCAAAGTACTTTCCGAATCCACAAAAGTTTGATCCCGAACGGTTTAGCGATGAAAATAAGGACAACATTTTTCCGTGCACTTACTTGCCGTTCGGACATGGGCCTAGAAAGTGTATCGGTAATCGGTTTGCTCTTATGGAAACAAAGCTTTTGATAGCTCAtctcttacaaaaatttattctcaaGACCACAGAGAAGACTATTGAACCTGTCctgtttgataaaaaagagTTTGCGTTGAAACCTGTGGGCGGATTTTGGATCGGtttagaaaagagaaaaatttaa